In one Streptomyces sp. T12 genomic region, the following are encoded:
- the mtrA gene encoding two-component system response regulator MtrA, producing MMAFMKGRVLVVDDDTALAEMLGIVLRGEGFEPSFVADGDKALAAFRESKPDLVLLDLMLPGRDGIEVCRLIRAESGVPIVMLTAKSDTVDVVVGLESGADDYIVKPFKPKELVARIRARLRRSEEPAPEQLAIGDLVIDVAGHSVKRDGQSIALTPLEFDLLVALARKPWQVFTREVLLEQVWGYRHAADTRLVNVHVQRLRSKVEKDPERPEIVVTVRGVGYKAGPS from the coding sequence ATGATGGCATTCATGAAGGGACGAGTCCTTGTCGTCGACGACGACACCGCACTGGCCGAGATGCTCGGCATCGTGCTGCGTGGTGAAGGTTTTGAGCCGTCTTTCGTAGCCGACGGCGACAAGGCGTTGGCCGCATTCCGGGAGAGCAAGCCCGATCTGGTGCTGCTCGACCTGATGCTGCCCGGGCGGGACGGCATCGAGGTGTGCCGTCTGATCCGGGCGGAGTCCGGCGTGCCGATCGTGATGCTGACGGCCAAGAGCGACACCGTCGATGTCGTGGTGGGCCTGGAGTCCGGCGCCGACGACTACATCGTGAAGCCGTTCAAGCCGAAGGAGCTCGTCGCCCGGATCCGGGCGCGGCTGCGGAGGTCGGAGGAGCCGGCACCGGAGCAGCTCGCCATCGGTGATCTCGTCATCGATGTGGCCGGGCACTCCGTGAAGCGGGACGGGCAGTCGATCGCGCTGACGCCGCTGGAGTTCGACCTGCTGGTCGCGCTGGCCCGTAAGCCGTGGCAGGTGTTCACGCGTGAGGTGCTCCTCGAGCAGGTGTGGGGCTACCGGCACGCGGCCGACACCCGTCTGGTGAACGTGCATGTGCAGCGACTGCGTTCCAAGGTCGAGAAGGACCCGGAGCGACCGGAGATCGTGGTGACCGTTCGTGGTGTCGGCTACAAGGCAGGGCCGAGCTGA